Proteins encoded by one window of uncultured Ilyobacter sp.:
- a CDS encoding acetyl-CoA hydrolase/transferase family protein → MLKERIRCEELKRKVMTAEEAAKLVKPGMTLVTSGFTPAGYPKAVPLALAKMAEASEEKYNLTLITGASVGDELDGALTRAGAIARRYPYQTNSDMRKALNSGKVAYQDMHLSHVPRYIDYGFFGKIDIAIVEAIAITEDGGIIPTTSVGVSPQGIANADIVIIEINSTQPMELEGCHDIYSVKKPPFSEPIPLKDPGDRIGTTYIPCDPAKIAAIVECDIPDNVRPLGAIDEDSKKISKNIIKFFEKEVAEGRLPENLLPLQSGVGSVANAVLGGLVDSDFENLTCFTEVIQDSMFDLIDAGKVRVASGTSFTPSQTGLKKLKENMKHYSKYCILRPMEISNNPILTRQLGVIAMNTAIEIDMYGQVNSTMIMGNRMMNGLGGSGDFTRNAYISIYTTVSTAKGGDISSIVPMVSHVDHTEHDVQVIVTEQGTADLRGLTARERARAIINNCAHPDYRPALLDYLERAEKEVGGHEPHIIGESLSWHDRFVKTGSMKIK, encoded by the coding sequence ATGCTAAAAGAACGTATTCGTTGCGAAGAACTTAAGAGAAAAGTAATGACAGCAGAAGAGGCTGCAAAACTTGTAAAACCAGGAATGACTCTGGTTACAAGTGGGTTTACCCCAGCAGGATATCCTAAGGCTGTACCTCTTGCACTAGCAAAGATGGCAGAAGCCTCAGAAGAAAAATACAACCTTACCCTAATTACAGGGGCGTCAGTGGGAGATGAGTTAGACGGAGCACTGACTAGAGCAGGAGCGATCGCAAGAAGATACCCATACCAAACAAATAGCGACATGAGAAAAGCGTTAAACAGCGGAAAAGTGGCTTACCAGGATATGCACCTTAGCCATGTACCTAGATATATAGACTATGGTTTCTTTGGGAAAATAGACATTGCTATAGTAGAAGCAATCGCAATAACAGAAGACGGAGGAATAATACCTACAACATCAGTAGGAGTATCTCCACAAGGAATCGCAAATGCAGATATAGTAATCATTGAAATCAACTCGACTCAACCTATGGAACTAGAAGGTTGTCACGACATATATTCAGTGAAGAAGCCACCATTCAGTGAGCCTATCCCACTGAAAGATCCAGGAGACAGAATAGGAACTACTTATATTCCTTGTGACCCCGCTAAAATAGCAGCAATCGTAGAATGTGACATTCCTGATAATGTAAGACCTTTAGGGGCAATAGATGAGGATTCTAAGAAAATATCTAAGAATATCATCAAATTCTTTGAAAAAGAGGTTGCAGAGGGAAGACTTCCTGAAAACCTACTGCCACTTCAATCGGGAGTGGGATCTGTTGCAAATGCAGTACTAGGTGGACTAGTAGATTCCGACTTTGAAAATCTTACGTGTTTTACAGAGGTTATTCAGGATTCAATGTTTGACCTTATTGACGCAGGAAAAGTAAGGGTTGCATCAGGAACTTCATTTACTCCGTCTCAGACAGGATTAAAAAAATTAAAAGAAAACATGAAACATTATTCAAAATACTGTATACTAAGACCGATGGAAATTTCTAACAACCCAATCCTAACAAGACAGCTTGGTGTAATAGCAATGAATACAGCTATAGAGATAGATATGTACGGGCAGGTAAACTCTACCATGATCATGGGTAACAGAATGATGAACGGATTAGGTGGATCTGGAGACTTTACTAGAAATGCTTATATTTCAATATATACAACAGTTTCTACCGCTAAGGGAGGAGACATCTCTTCAATTGTACCTATGGTGTCTCATGTAGATCATACTGAGCACGACGTACAGGTAATAGTTACTGAGCAGGGAACAGCAGACCTAAGAGGTCTTACAGCAAGGGAAAGAGCAAGAGCTATAATCAATAACTGCGCTCATCCTGACTACAGGCCTGCATTATTAGACTATCTAGAAAGAGCTGAGAAAGAGGTCGGAGGTCATGAACCGCATATTATAGGTGAATCACTTTCTTGGCACGACAGATTTGTTAAAACTGGCAGCATGAAAATTAAATAG
- a CDS encoding DUF3870 domain-containing protein, whose product MIVTENFLRGVVMGNRILVTGYSKIPGGISASDVYSVIGVSMEVDVETGEIVKADCSLVTQLAREFVKRILEGEKLTDISGLEHKFKNDYHGSTRKALITATKICCDRYLKALENRKALETSK is encoded by the coding sequence ATGATAGTTACAGAAAATTTTCTCAGGGGTGTTGTTATGGGAAATAGAATCTTAGTCACGGGGTATTCAAAAATACCAGGAGGGATTTCTGCATCAGACGTGTATTCGGTGATAGGTGTGAGTATGGAAGTAGATGTAGAAACTGGAGAAATTGTTAAAGCAGACTGTTCGCTAGTGACGCAATTAGCTAGAGAATTTGTAAAGAGGATACTTGAAGGAGAGAAACTGACTGATATCAGTGGTCTCGAACATAAATTCAAAAACGATTATCATGGTTCCACCAGGAAGGCGTTAATAACTGCTACGAAAATATGTTGTGATAGATACCTCAAAGCTTTAGAAAACAGGAAAGCCCTGGAAACTAGTAAGTGA